From a region of the Roseivirga sp. 4D4 genome:
- a CDS encoding dicarboxylate/amino acid:cation symporter yields MVEVKPLNDLVIYLRKLIEGKLWLKVIIAIILGLIVGMIMNPASGVFSEALSQTIGNWLSLPGRLFLKLVQMIMIPLIFASIISGIVSNSNDQLKKMGFRLLTYFLLTTTASIAIGSALTILIQPGRYIHEKNGFSLDQTTSIQNDTEALPLTNIPEAISDLIPENPLAAMVTGEMLSIVVFTIIIGIAIIQLPKKTIQPVLGFLEAIEEISMTIVSWAMLLVPYAAFGLIAEMTASVGIEGLAGIGYYIGVVLLGLFLLLILYMIVVFVLGGMNPFTFLSKIREVQLLAFSTTSSAAVMPLSMKTADEKLGVASKISDFVIPVGATINMDGTAIFQCISALFIAQAYGIEMGVMNTLLITVTIVAASIGTPAIPGGGVVILASVLQSAGIPTEGLVIIVGVDRILGMFRTAVNVTGDLTACVVFDRWQKKNETP; encoded by the coding sequence ATGGTAGAAGTAAAACCGCTAAATGATCTGGTCATATATCTCAGAAAGCTTATTGAAGGAAAGCTATGGCTAAAAGTGATTATCGCCATAATTCTAGGCTTGATCGTTGGGATGATCATGAACCCGGCTTCAGGTGTTTTCTCGGAAGCTCTAAGTCAAACAATAGGTAATTGGCTTTCCCTTCCCGGCAGGCTCTTTCTTAAGTTGGTACAAATGATTATGATCCCTTTGATTTTCGCTTCGATCATTTCAGGGATAGTTAGCAACAGCAACGATCAACTTAAAAAAATGGGATTTCGGCTCCTCACATATTTTTTGCTCACTACTACAGCCTCAATTGCCATTGGGTCGGCATTGACAATATTAATTCAGCCAGGTAGGTACATCCATGAGAAGAATGGTTTCAGTCTTGATCAGACTACCTCAATACAAAACGACACAGAAGCTCTCCCACTCACAAATATCCCCGAAGCAATTTCTGATCTGATACCTGAAAATCCATTAGCAGCCATGGTAACCGGTGAAATGCTTAGCATTGTTGTCTTTACCATAATCATTGGCATTGCAATCATCCAATTACCTAAAAAGACCATTCAACCAGTTTTAGGTTTTCTGGAAGCTATCGAAGAGATCAGCATGACCATTGTATCATGGGCCATGTTACTAGTGCCTTATGCGGCTTTCGGACTTATTGCTGAAATGACTGCCAGTGTGGGGATTGAGGGACTAGCTGGGATCGGCTATTACATTGGCGTGGTTTTGCTAGGCCTATTTCTCCTGCTTATACTTTACATGATCGTGGTTTTTGTATTAGGAGGTATGAACCCGTTTACATTTTTAAGTAAAATCCGTGAGGTACAGTTGCTGGCATTTTCTACTACGAGTTCGGCTGCGGTTATGCCTTTATCTATGAAAACTGCAGATGAAAAGCTAGGCGTGGCTTCTAAAATCAGCGACTTTGTGATCCCCGTAGGGGCCACAATCAATATGGATGGAACAGCTATATTTCAATGCATATCTGCGCTATTCATTGCGCAAGCATATGGTATAGAAATGGGAGTAATGAATACGTTATTAATCACCGTAACGATTGTGGCAGCCTCCATTGGCACCCCCGCCATCCCTGGTGGTGGTGTAGTAATACTTGCTTCGGTATTACAAAGTGCCGGTATTCCCACGGAAGGCTTGGTCATTATTGTCGGAGTGGACAGGATATTAGGAATGTTCCGTACTGCTGTGAATGTCACCGGAGACCTGACCGCTTGTGTCGTGTTTGATCGATGGCAAAAAAAGAATGAAACTCCCTAA